The Haploplasma axanthum region TTAGATGAACATAGAAAATATATACTAGAAGTCTTAACTGATAAATATCAGAGTTTCGACTACATTGATCACTTGTTTAAATATCTAAAAAGAGAAAAAAATATAACTTGCTCAAGAACAAGTTTAAATAGATATATTAGAAATGATAATGAGTTAAATAAACTATTTAAAAGAAAAAAGGATATGAGTTTTACAGAAAGATTTGAAACAAATCCAGGGATACAAGCACAGTTTGATATGAAGGAGAAAGTAAAACTTATTGATAAAAACAATAATGAAACAGTTATAACAATACCAACATTAACATTATCATGGTCTAGGTATAATGTAAGAAAACTAATATTAGATACTAAAACAGAAAACTTATTAGAGTTTTTAGCTTTAAGCTTTGAAGAAATAGGTGGGGTACCACATGAACTCGTTATTGATAACTTAAAACAATTCGTAGAAAAACCAAGATATAAAGATAATGAAGCAATCATTACCAATAAACTAGTAGAGTTCGCTAAGGATTACAATATTAAGATTAAACCATGTATGCCATATAGACCACAAACTAAAGGAAAAACAGAAACACAAAATAAAATAGTTGACCAACTAAAAAACTATAATGGTAAGTATAAGGATATCTATGAAATGCATGAAAAACTAGAAATAATTCATAAGGAAGATAATGATAATATCAGTCAAGCTACTAAACTACCAAGAAGGTTTCTATTAGAAAAAGAAAAAGGTGACTTAAGCCCACTCCCTAGAAAAGAAATCAGACAAAAGTATCACCTTAGTTTAAAAGAGGTTCATGTAACAAATGAATCACTAATATCCTATAAATCTAATAAATACTCTGTCCCTAGAAAATTTATTGGTTTAAAAGTAGGATTAACAGTTATCAAAGGAAATGAACTCCATATTTATTATAAAGGAAAAATCATAACAATCCACAAAATAACGGATAAATTATTAAATATTAAAGATGAACATGATTTAAAATACGAAAAAGAAATAAAAACAAAAGAAAGAACAACTATTATAAACAATGAGATGAGGAATATAAAATATGATTAACGAAGTACTTAATCAATTAACATATCTAAAACTTAAAAGTGCATATACATATTTAAAAGAACTGCATATTAATGATGAGATAACAAATACTGATTTAAAAGGAATTCATAAGATATTGAATAAAGAGGTTTTAGCTAAGGAAGAAAATAATAAATTATACAATGTTAAAGTAGCAGGTTTCCCGTTTCTTCGAACTATTGATGAATATGATTTTAGTTTTCAACCAGGTGTTAATGAAGAAAAAATAAGAGGAATCATTGAATCAACCTTCTATGAAGAAGCAATTAATATATGCTTAATTGGTAACCCTGGTGTTGGTAAAACACATTTAGCTATATCAATAGCGTACTCAGTCGCTATAAGACGTAATAGTGTATATTTTATTAAGTTTAACAAACTAATAACAATCCTTAAAAACGCTTATAATGATGGAACATTTAATCGAAGACTAGGTCACTTCTTTAAATACAAACTACTTATCATTGATGAAGTGGGATTTAATGAAATAACACCTTTGGAAGCAAAGTTATTCTTTCAATTAATTGATTTACGATATACAAAAAGATCAACAATATTTACATCTAATATGACTTTTGATAAGTGGCCTCAAATATTAGGTAATGATGAAATGATAACAAAAGCTATATTAGATAGAATTATTCATCAGTCTTATTTGTTTAATATTATTGGTCCTTCTTATAGACTTAAAGATAAACTTGAACTGAATCAAACTGAGGAATCTTAAATGCACACTTTTGTCCATTCTTATATTGACATTTATATTTCAACTATCTTTACTTTAACATCATAGTATAATTTCATAATAAAAACCCCAATTTTTCTAATGTTTCTTGATTTAACTATTGTGGTTAACTAGAAGAGCAATGCTCTTTTTTTTGCATATCGCTTTATTTTATTTCGAATTCGAAATATAATTAATACGTGAGGTGGTAGAATGAGATTAAAAGTAAAAGGAATTCATCATATATCAGGTATAGTTGAACATCCACAAGAAAATATTGATTTTTATACAAGCGTATTAGGATTAAAAGCAGTGAAAAAAGCTGTTAATTTTGATAATCCAGAAACATACCATTTTTATTATAGTAATGATTCTGCAGATTTAGGAACAATAATTACATTTTTTCCTTGGGCAGATAAAGCTAAAAAGGGACTAGTTGGTGATGGTCAAGTAGGAGTAACTTCTTACATGATTCCTGTTGGAACAATTGGCTATTGGGAGGAAAGATTAAAGAGTTTTAAAATTATATTTGAAAGAGAGTATCGATTTAATCAAACATTTTTAGCATTTGAAGATAAGCATGGTATTAAAAATGAACTAGTTGAAAGTCCGTTAGGTAGTGAGAATGAATGGGAATTTAATAATATAACTAAAGATAAAGCAATCAAAGGATTTTTTGGAGCAGTTTTCTATTCTAAAAAAACTCATGAAACTAAGGATTTCCTGATTAATATTTTAGGACTAGAATTAGTAAAAGAAGATGAATTATATTATCGTTTTGAAATGAAAAACAATGTAGGTAAATATATTGATTTATATAAAGAGTCCCAAGGCGAAGGAAGACTATCAACAGGAACTAATCATCATATTGCCTTTAGTGTTGGATATGATGAAATAGATGATTGGAAGAAGTTCTTAGAGTTAAATGGTTTTAAAGTCTCAGATGTTAAAAACAGAAATTTTTTTAAATCACTATATTTTAGAGAACCAGGTGGAATAATTATCGAACTAGCAACAGATAAACCTGGGTTTAAAAAAGCTGAATTAGATCCTAAAATGGAAAAACTTTATTTACCCGAATGGTTTGAAAATAGAAGAACTGAAATTGAAGAAAAGTTAATTCCAGTTTTTGTTGAACCAACTGAAGAGTTAAAGGATTATCCATATCAAAATAAAGAAGAATATGAATTATACATATATCATCAAACACTTCTTAAAAGAATTAATGAATTATCAAGAATTTCAAAAACAAGAAAACTAACTGATGAAGAAATAACTGAACGTGAAGAACTTAGAAATAAATATGTAATAAATATACGAAGTGGAATGACAGACTTAATCACAACAGTTAAGTTTGAAGATAAGGATGGAGAAGTTAAAGATTTCTTTACAATGAAAGAAGGAGATTTACAATGAAAGAGTTACAAGGAATTCACCATGTTACTGCAATAACAAGCAGTGCAGAAAAAATATATGAATTTTTTACATATATCTTAGGATTAAGATTAGTTAAAAAAACAATTAATCAAGATGATATAAATACATATCATTTATTCTTTGCAGATGATTTAGGTAGTGCAGGAACTGATATAACATTTTTTGATTTTAGAGGCATTGATAAGGCATTACATGGAACTAATGAGATAAATCGAACAGGTTTTAGAGTTAAAGATGATAAATCATTAGATTATTGGGTTAAAAGAT contains the following coding sequences:
- the istA gene encoding IS21 family transposase, whose protein sequence is MTKIILEQITNIKDLLLFSRAYKEGLIKLNISKLSKELNKDRKTIKKYLNGEVPKETRKRVKYLDEHRKYILEVLTDKYQSFDYIDHLFKYLKREKNITCSRTSLNRYIRNDNELNKLFKRKKDMSFTERFETNPGIQAQFDMKEKVKLIDKNNNETVITIPTLTLSWSRYNVRKLILDTKTENLLEFLALSFEEIGGVPHELVIDNLKQFVEKPRYKDNEAIITNKLVEFAKDYNIKIKPCMPYRPQTKGKTETQNKIVDQLKNYNGKYKDIYEMHEKLEIIHKEDNDNISQATKLPRRFLLEKEKGDLSPLPRKEIRQKYHLSLKEVHVTNESLISYKSNKYSVPRKFIGLKVGLTVIKGNELHIYYKGKIITIHKITDKLLNIKDEHDLKYEKEIKTKERTTIINNEMRNIKYD
- a CDS encoding VOC family protein is translated as MRLKVKGIHHISGIVEHPQENIDFYTSVLGLKAVKKAVNFDNPETYHFYYSNDSADLGTIITFFPWADKAKKGLVGDGQVGVTSYMIPVGTIGYWEERLKSFKIIFEREYRFNQTFLAFEDKHGIKNELVESPLGSENEWEFNNITKDKAIKGFFGAVFYSKKTHETKDFLINILGLELVKEDELYYRFEMKNNVGKYIDLYKESQGEGRLSTGTNHHIAFSVGYDEIDDWKKFLELNGFKVSDVKNRNFFKSLYFREPGGIIIELATDKPGFKKAELDPKMEKLYLPEWFENRRTEIEEKLIPVFVEPTEELKDYPYQNKEEYELYIYHQTLLKRINELSRISKTRKLTDEEITEREELRNKYVINIRSGMTDLITTVKFEDKDGEVKDFFTMKEGDLQ
- the istB gene encoding IS21-like element helper ATPase IstB codes for the protein MINEVLNQLTYLKLKSAYTYLKELHINDEITNTDLKGIHKILNKEVLAKEENNKLYNVKVAGFPFLRTIDEYDFSFQPGVNEEKIRGIIESTFYEEAINICLIGNPGVGKTHLAISIAYSVAIRRNSVYFIKFNKLITILKNAYNDGTFNRRLGHFFKYKLLIIDEVGFNEITPLEAKLFFQLIDLRYTKRSTIFTSNMTFDKWPQILGNDEMITKAILDRIIHQSYLFNIIGPSYRLKDKLELNQTEES